A genomic stretch from Deinococcus ruber includes:
- a CDS encoding metal ABC transporter permease, with product MLQALLHSLADPLTLGFFVRALIAVITVSVLCALVGVWVVLRGLSYIGDAMSHAVLPGIVGAFLLNINLLLGAVLAAIFTALGIGFVSQRSGLKQDSAIGIVFVGMFALGVTMLSRAPTYSTDLANFLIGNPLGVTSADLWGALAVTLVVAFTLWAVQKELLLVSFDPTEARVVGLPVRRLNNLLLILVGLVVVLTVQLVGTTLSVSLLITSAASARLFAPSLRRMVVMAAVLGAVCGVLGLYLSYFLNTAAGPTIVLVNTAAFLLALTLRGRREA from the coding sequence ATGCTTCAGGCTCTGCTTCATTCCCTTGCCGACCCGCTGACCCTCGGGTTTTTTGTTCGCGCCCTCATCGCTGTCATCACCGTCAGCGTGCTGTGTGCGCTGGTGGGCGTGTGGGTGGTGCTGCGCGGCCTGAGCTATATCGGAGACGCCATGAGCCATGCGGTGCTGCCCGGCATCGTGGGCGCGTTCCTGCTCAATATCAATCTGCTGCTGGGCGCGGTGCTGGCAGCCATCTTCACGGCGCTGGGCATCGGATTCGTGTCGCAGCGCAGCGGGCTGAAGCAGGACAGCGCCATCGGCATCGTGTTCGTGGGCATGTTCGCGCTGGGCGTCACGATGCTCAGCCGCGCCCCCACCTACAGCACCGACCTCGCCAACTTCCTGATCGGCAACCCGCTGGGCGTCACCAGCGCCGATCTGTGGGGAGCGCTGGCAGTGACGCTGGTGGTGGCTTTTACGCTGTGGGCGGTGCAAAAAGAGCTGCTGCTGGTCAGTTTCGATCCCACCGAGGCGCGGGTGGTGGGCCTGCCGGTGCGCCGCCTGAACAACCTGCTGCTGATTCTGGTGGGGCTGGTCGTGGTGCTCACGGTGCAGCTCGTCGGCACCACGCTCAGCGTCTCGCTGCTCATCACCTCGGCGGCCTCGGCCCGGCTGTTTGCCCCCAGTCTGCGGCGCATGGTGGTCATGGCAGCGGTGCTGGGCGCGGTGTGCGGGGTGCTCGGCCTGTACCTGTCGTATTTCCTGAACACGGCAGCGGGGCCGACCATCGTGCTGGTCAATACGGCGGCCTTTCTGCTGGCTCTTACCTTACGGGGTCGGCGGGAGGCCTAG
- a CDS encoding Rrf2 family transcriptional regulator, which produces MRLSTTDIYAFQALGYLGTQLTAPGLSAAGQPGTGQTERWISSDDISEHTGIARPYLVRILAALTAKGVVKSKKGIGGGYALARKPALISLCEVVRAVDGPVAPLSCISLNWGEHCVEEDRCHARNTVYKRMRDAMLAVLQEFSVEDLVIDARQGVSYTHCLEHLLRPNV; this is translated from the coding sequence ATGCGCCTTTCGACCACCGACATCTACGCCTTTCAGGCGCTTGGCTATCTGGGCACACAGCTGACCGCGCCGGGCCTCTCGGCAGCAGGTCAACCCGGAACCGGCCAGACCGAGCGCTGGATCTCCAGCGACGACATCAGCGAGCACACCGGCATTGCGCGGCCCTATCTGGTGCGGATTCTGGCCGCCCTGACCGCCAAAGGTGTGGTCAAGAGCAAAAAAGGCATTGGCGGCGGGTATGCGCTGGCCCGCAAACCGGCCCTCATCAGCCTGTGCGAGGTGGTGCGGGCCGTCGATGGCCCGGTTGCCCCGCTGTCGTGCATCTCGCTCAACTGGGGCGAACACTGCGTCGAGGAAGACCGCTGCCACGCCCGCAACACCGTGTACAAGCGCATGCGAGATGCGATGCTGGCGGTCTTGCAGGAATTCAGCGTCGAAGATCTGGTGATCGATGCCCGGCAGGGTGTGAGCTATACGCACTGTCTCGAACATCTGCTGCGCCCCAACGTCTGA
- a CDS encoding ATP-dependent helicase yields MTSGAGPSDSGLLSQLNPNQAAAADHFTGPALVIAGAGSGKTRTLIYRIAHLTQHYGVQPDQVLAVTFTNKAAAEMRERASHLIKGANGLWMSTFHSAGVRILRAYGEYIGLKRGFVIYDDDDQLDIIKEVMGNVPGIGPDTNPRVIRGILDRSKSNLLTPADLERGAERYISGLPREAAAEVFRRYEARKKAQNAIDFGDLITETVRLFQEVPGVLSRVQDRAVFIHVDEYQDTNKAQYELTRLLASRDRNLLVVGDPDQSIYKFRGADIQNILDFQKDYPDAKVYRLEHNYRSSASVLDLANKLIEKNTERLEKTLLPIKERGHAVYFHRANDHRAEGDFVAEWVTRMHHEGKKFSEMAVLYRTNAQSRSIEESLRRGGIAAKIVGGVGFYDRREIRDMLSYARLSINPSDDVALRRIIGRPKRGIGDTAIQKLSEWARINNMSLLSACARAEEILDRGAQKAVEFASLMEAFATAAENYTPGSFLRFAIESSGYLDLLRQEGQEGAVRVENLEELVNAAEEWQQEHEGGTIADFLDEAALLSSVDDARTRRENNGVPEDSVTLMTMHNAKGLEFPVVFIVGAEEGLLPSKNSLNEPGGIEEERRLFYVGITRAMERLFLTAAQNRMQYGKTNAAEDSRFLEELMGGFETVDQYGQVQEYRQKTWRDFRPSGSGGSHTPAPSAVKHTSPLTGELSYRGGEKVRHPKFGEGQVLAVSGVGDKQEVSVHFASAGLKKLLVKFANLTRV; encoded by the coding sequence ATGACATCTGGTGCTGGCCCTTCCGACTCAGGCCTCCTCTCTCAACTCAACCCCAACCAGGCCGCCGCCGCCGACCATTTCACCGGCCCGGCGCTGGTGATCGCGGGCGCGGGCAGCGGCAAAACGCGCACGCTCATCTACCGCATCGCCCACCTGACGCAGCACTACGGCGTGCAGCCCGATCAGGTGCTGGCCGTGACGTTTACCAACAAGGCCGCCGCCGAGATGCGCGAGCGGGCTTCACACCTCATCAAGGGCGCAAACGGGCTGTGGATGAGCACCTTTCACTCGGCGGGCGTGCGAATTCTGCGGGCCTACGGCGAGTACATCGGCCTGAAACGCGGCTTTGTCATCTATGACGACGACGATCAACTCGACATCATCAAGGAAGTGATGGGCAACGTGCCGGGCATCGGCCCCGACACCAATCCACGCGTCATCCGGGGCATTCTGGACCGCTCCAAGAGCAACCTGCTGACGCCCGCCGATCTGGAGCGCGGGGCGGAGCGCTACATCAGTGGGCTGCCCCGCGAAGCCGCCGCCGAGGTCTTCCGGCGCTACGAGGCCCGCAAGAAGGCCCAGAATGCGATTGATTTCGGAGACCTGATCACCGAAACCGTGCGGCTGTTTCAGGAAGTGCCGGGCGTGCTCAGCCGCGTGCAGGACCGGGCGGTCTTTATTCATGTAGACGAGTATCAGGATACCAACAAGGCGCAGTATGAACTGACACGCCTGCTTGCTTCCAGAGACCGCAATCTGCTGGTGGTGGGAGACCCGGACCAGTCGATTTATAAATTCAGAGGCGCTGATATTCAGAACATCCTCGACTTTCAGAAAGACTACCCGGATGCAAAGGTCTACCGCCTGGAACACAACTACAGATCGAGTGCCAGCGTGCTTGACCTTGCCAACAAACTGATCGAAAAGAATACCGAGCGCCTGGAAAAGACCCTGCTGCCCATCAAGGAGCGGGGGCACGCCGTCTATTTCCACCGGGCAAACGACCACCGTGCCGAGGGCGATTTCGTGGCCGAGTGGGTCACGCGCATGCACCACGAGGGCAAGAAGTTTTCGGAAATGGCGGTGCTGTACCGCACCAACGCCCAGTCGCGCAGCATTGAGGAGAGTCTGCGGCGCGGCGGCATTGCGGCCAAGATCGTGGGCGGCGTGGGCTTCTATGACCGCCGGGAAATCCGCGACATGCTCAGCTACGCGCGGCTGAGCATCAATCCCAGCGACGACGTGGCGCTGCGGCGCATCATCGGGCGGCCCAAGCGCGGCATCGGAGACACGGCGATTCAGAAGCTGAGCGAGTGGGCCAGGATCAACAATATGTCGCTGCTGAGTGCCTGCGCCCGCGCCGAGGAGATTCTGGACCGGGGCGCACAGAAGGCTGTCGAATTTGCCAGCCTGATGGAGGCGTTTGCCACCGCCGCCGAGAACTACACGCCCGGCAGCTTCCTGAGGTTTGCCATCGAATCGAGCGGCTACCTCGATCTGCTGCGCCAGGAGGGGCAGGAAGGCGCGGTGCGGGTCGAAAACCTCGAAGAACTGGTGAACGCTGCCGAGGAGTGGCAGCAGGAACACGAAGGCGGCACCATCGCCGATTTTCTGGACGAGGCGGCGCTGCTCTCCAGCGTGGACGACGCCCGGACGCGGCGCGAGAACAACGGCGTGCCCGAAGACAGCGTGACCCTGATGACCATGCACAACGCCAAGGGCCTGGAATTCCCGGTGGTGTTCATCGTGGGGGCCGAGGAAGGACTGCTGCCCAGCAAGAACTCGCTGAACGAGCCGGGCGGCATCGAGGAAGAGCGGCGGCTGTTCTATGTGGGCATCACGCGGGCGATGGAACGCCTGTTCCTGACGGCTGCCCAGAACCGCATGCAGTACGGCAAGACCAACGCCGCCGAGGATTCGCGCTTTCTGGAAGAGCTGATGGGCGGCTTCGAGACGGTCGATCAGTACGGACAGGTGCAGGAGTACCGTCAGAAGACCTGGCGCGACTTCCGGCCCAGTGGCAGCGGTGGCAGCCATACACCCGCACCCAGCGCGGTCAAGCACACCTCGCCGCTGACCGGAGAGCTGAGCTACCGGGGCGGCGAGAAGGTCAGGCATCCGAAATTTGGAGAAGGGCAGGTGCTGGCGGTGTCGGGCGTGGGCGACAAACAGGAAGTGAGCGTGCATTTTGCCAGCGCCGGGCTGAAAAAGCTGCTGGTCAAGTTTGCCAATCTGACGCGGGTGTGA